GCCGATCGGTGTAGCGGCTGACGTGGCCCGATGCCGTGGTGACAAAGCGCGGCGGATGATCGAGTCGCTCCCCCAGCCGGTTTGTCTCGTCGGAGCCGCCGTGAACCAGCACCAGCCGCTGGCCGTCGCGCCAGAGCGATGCAAGCTCCTGGCACAGCGCGCCGTAGTCGATGCCCGCCGCGCCGCCGATTTTGATCACCAGCATATGTTCTCCTCCCCGATGTACTTGTAAAGCTCCAGCCCGTGGCCTTGATCAGATCGGATGCAGCCCGATCGCTTCCAGGCCGGTGGTTTCCGGCAGGCCATGCTGAAGATTGAGGCACTGCACCGCCGTGCCGGCAGCGCCTTTTTGCAGGTTGTCGATCGCGGCGATGGCGACGATCCGCCCGCTCCGCTCGTCGAGCGCCCAGCCGACATCGGCATAGTTGCTGCCCGCGAGGATCTTCGGCTCCGGCAGCCGATAGGTGCCGCTCCGCTCCTTGACGATCCGCACGAATGGCTCGTCAGCATACGTGGTGCGATAGGCACGCCACAGATCGCGGTCGTTGAGCGGCTCGCGCAGCCAGGCGTGACAGGTTGCCAGCGCGCCGCGCACCAGCTCGACCGCCGTGATCGACAGGTGGATCTCGTCCATGCCGAGCGCCTGCTGAATCTCCGCCGCGTGTCGATGACCAACCGGCGAGTACGAGCGCACGACATGCGAGCGTTCGGGGTGGTGGCTGCTCTCGCTGGGCTCGTCGCCGCCCTCCGACGAGCCGACCTTGACCTCGGCGACGATCGGACGCTGCGGATCGAGCAGCCCGGCGCGCGCCAGCGGCAGCAGCGCCAGGTTGACCGCTGTGGCATTGCAGCCGACGCCGGAGACGTAGCGCGCCTCGGCGATCCGCTCACGATAGATCTCCGGCAGCCCATAGACGAAGCGGCTCAGCCACTCCGGGCTGGCATGCTCCGCGCCGTACCAGCGGGCGTATGTTTCGGGATCGGACAGCCGAAAATCGGCGGAACAGTCCACGATGCGCGGCGCGAGCGCGGCGAAGCGCTCGATCTGCTGTGCGGCATGGCCGTGCGGCAGCGCCAGGATCAGCGCGTCGCAGGACTCAAGCGTCGCCAGACTTGAGAAGCGCAGACCGGTCTGGCCGCGCAGGTTGGGATGAGCGGCGTACACAAATTGTCCGGCGCGGCGCTCAGATGTCGCCTGCACAACCTCAACCTCAGGGTGGCGCAGCAGCAGCCGCAGCAGCTCGCCGCCAACATAGCCGGACGCGCCGACGATGGATACTCGAATCATAGTCAACACCTTGAAACAAACAAAGAACAACGGAACAAAGCACAAAACTGCTCAACCCCTGTGTGCTCTGTTCTTTGTTCTCTGTTCTGCTACCACGTAATCGACAATCCGCGCCGGGATATTCACACCGGTCGTGTCGATCGAGTTGCGAAACTCCATCGTGTGATTGACCTCGTTGACCAGCAGCCGCCCGTCGGAGGTTTCGAGCAGGTCGATCGCCAGCACGCCGCCGCCGACCGCCTGGGCCGCACGCAGGGCCAGATCGCCGACCGCTCCGTCAACCGGGCAGTTCTCGGCGCGTCCGCCGCGCGCGGTATTGGTGATCCAGTGGTCACTGTAGCGGTAGATCGCGCAGATCGGCTCGTCACCGACGACGAACGCGCGAATGTCGCGGCCCGGCTTGGCGATATGCTCCTGAATGTAGTAGACATGCTGCTGCCACGAGCCCAGCACATCGAGCTGCTCAAGCACCGCCTCGGCGGCGTCGCGGTCGTTGATGCGCGTGATCATCCGGCCCCACGAGCCGACGACCGGCTTGAGCACAGCCGGGTAGCCCAGCCGCTCGATCGCCTCAAGCGCCGACTCGGTCGTGAAGGCCAGCAGCGTGCGCGGCGTCGGCACTCCCGACCGGATGAGTGCTTCGGTGGTGCGCAGCTTATCGCCGCAGATCGCTACCACGTCGGCGCGGTTGATGCAGGCGACGCCGCGCGCTTCGAGCACCTGAAGCGCGTACAGCGAGCGTCCAAACGAGATCGAGCGCTCCAGCACCACGTCGAACGGAAACGTTGTCCGCTGAAGGTCGAAGATCAGATCGCCGTCGTCGATGCGCTCGTACTGCACGCCGCGCCGGTCAAGCTCGGCAAAGAGTAGCTTTTCTTCGACGCGAATCCGCGAGCATAAGATTCCAAGACTCATAGGTTGCTCCGATCGTGAGGCGGTGAGTCGCTACTCGCCCCAGTCCTCCTCGATTTCGGGAGCCAGCGCCAGCGCCAGCGGCTGCGTCGCGATGACCTCGAGCTCAGCGCCACAGTCGGCGCAGGGCACAATCTCGCCCTCGATCAGATCGGCGTCAAGGGTCAGAGTGGCGTCACATTCCGGGCAGTTCATGTGAAATCTCCTCATTATCCGTTGATTTGTTGAATCACAACGTTGGTTACATCGGCGGTCGTCGCGCTGCCGCCGAGGTCGGGCGTCCACACGCGAGCGCGCAGCGTAGCGTCGATCGCGGCCCGCACATGCTGGGCACGCTCGGCCTCGCCTAGGTGGTCGAGCAGCAGCGCGGCGGCTCCGATCGCCGCCAGCGGGTTGGCGATGCCGCGTCCAGCGATGTCGGGTGCCGAGCCGTGGACCGGCTCGAAGATCGCGCCGCGCTGCCCCAGGTTGGCCGAAGCGGCCAGGCCCAGGCCGCCGCCCCAGGCGCTCGCCGCATCCGACAAAATATCGCCAAAAAGGTTGGTCGTAACGATCACGTCGAAGCGTTCGGGATCGCGCACCATGTGATAGGCAGCGGTATCGACCAGCAGCTCATCCACGGCGATCTCACCGGCATCCGCCAGCACGTCGAGCGCGGCGCTGCGGAACAGGCCGCAGGTTTCGCGCAGGACGTTGGCCTTGTGGACGATCGTGATGCGTCGCCGTCCGTGCTGGCGCGCGTACTGAAGCGCCCAGCGCGCGATGCGAGCGCTGCCCGCTCCGGTGATCACCCGCTGCGCAACCGCGCGGTCGCCGTCGCGCTGCTCAAGGCCGCTGTACAGGCCCTCGCTGTTTTCGCGCACGACGACCAGATCGACGCCGGGGCGGGCCTGCGGCAGCGGCGGCGTGCGTACAGGCCGGACGCAGGCGTACAGATCCAGCTCGCGGCGCAGCGCGACCACCGGGCTGCGATACTCCGGCACACGATGCGACGGCGAGCCGACCGCGCCCAGTAGCGCGGCGTCGGCTGCGCGCACGGCGGCCAGGGTTGCCTCAGGCAGAGCGGTACCCTCGCGCTGGAAGCACGCCCAGCCGATCGGCTGCTCGTCGTAGCGCGCGTCGAATCCCGTGGCTTCCAGCACCTCGCGGGCAGCGGCGATCACCTCGCGTCCGATGCCATCGCCGGGCAGCAGGCAGATCCGGTAGCTCATTGCGCAGCCTCGCCGGGGAAGCGACCGTGCTGCCGGAAATAGGGAACGATCCCGCCTGCCTGCCAGACCTGCTGCATCCACGCGGGCGGCTGCGGCAGTGCGATCGGGCCGCGCGCCGTGTGCAGGATGCCGCCGTCGAGATCGAGCTGAGCCTCCGCGCCGTCCTCCAGCCATTGCAGATCGGCCTCGAACAGCGGAATGCCCAGGTTGAGCGCGTTGCGATAGAAGATGCGCGCGAAGCTCGGC
The sequence above is drawn from the Herpetosiphonaceae bacterium genome and encodes:
- a CDS encoding isocitrate/isopropylmalate dehydrogenase family protein, with the protein product MSYRICLLPGDGIGREVIAAAREVLEATGFDARYDEQPIGWACFQREGTALPEATLAAVRAADAALLGAVGSPSHRVPEYRSPVVALRRELDLYACVRPVRTPPLPQARPGVDLVVVRENSEGLYSGLEQRDGDRAVAQRVITGAGSARIARWALQYARQHGRRRITIVHKANVLRETCGLFRSAALDVLADAGEIAVDELLVDTAAYHMVRDPERFDVIVTTNLFGDILSDAASAWGGGLGLAASANLGQRGAIFEPVHGSAPDIAGRGIANPLAAIGAAALLLDHLGEAERAQHVRAAIDATLRARVWTPDLGGSATTADVTNVVIQQING
- the lysW gene encoding lysine biosynthesis protein LysW, with the protein product MNCPECDATLTLDADLIEGEIVPCADCGAELEVIATQPLALALAPEIEEDWGE
- the lysX gene encoding lysine biosynthesis protein LysX yields the protein MSLGILCSRIRVEEKLLFAELDRRGVQYERIDDGDLIFDLQRTTFPFDVVLERSISFGRSLYALQVLEARGVACINRADVVAICGDKLRTTEALIRSGVPTPRTLLAFTTESALEAIERLGYPAVLKPVVGSWGRMITRINDRDAAEAVLEQLDVLGSWQQHVYYIQEHIAKPGRDIRAFVVGDEPICAIYRYSDHWITNTARGGRAENCPVDGAVGDLALRAAQAVGGGVLAIDLLETSDGRLLVNEVNHTMEFRNSIDTTGVNIPARIVDYVVAEQRTKNRAHRG
- the argC gene encoding N-acetyl-gamma-glutamyl-phosphate reductase, yielding MIRVSIVGASGYVGGELLRLLLRHPEVEVVQATSERRAGQFVYAAHPNLRGQTGLRFSSLATLESCDALILALPHGHAAQQIERFAALAPRIVDCSADFRLSDPETYARWYGAEHASPEWLSRFVYGLPEIYRERIAEARYVSGVGCNATAVNLALLPLARAGLLDPQRPIVAEVKVGSSEGGDEPSESSHHPERSHVVRSYSPVGHRHAAEIQQALGMDEIHLSITAVELVRGALATCHAWLREPLNDRDLWRAYRTTYADEPFVRIVKERSGTYRLPEPKILAGSNYADVGWALDERSGRIVAIAAIDNLQKGAAGTAVQCLNLQHGLPETTGLEAIGLHPI
- a CDS encoding [LysW]-aminoadipate kinase; amino-acid sequence: MLVIKIGGAAGIDYGALCQELASLWRDGQRLVLVHGGSDETNRLGERLDHPPRFVTTASGHVSRYTDR
- a CDS encoding homoaconitate hydratase (catalyzes the formation of homoisocitrate from cis-homoaconitate), translating into MSRIWRFGDDVNTDQIVPGRYAPYMTSEAELRKYPFIEARPDFAPTVQAGDIIVAGRNFGCGSSREYAPQALKLVGVGAIIAPSFARIFYRNALNLGIPLFEADLQWLEDGAEAQLDLDGGILHTARGPIALPQPPAWMQQVWQAGGIVPYFRQHGRFPGEAAQ